A portion of the Acidobacteriaceae bacterium genome contains these proteins:
- a CDS encoding galactose mutarotase, which translates to MLSELNVEPWGQAALDNQPAHRITLKNDHLRVVLTDLGARIVSVFAPDREGNVADVVLGYETLAEYDADTFFLGATCGRFANRIRYGQFWLDGKSFQIPTNDPPNSLHGGAVGFDKHVWQWREVNSSTAEFTLVSPDGDQGFPGTMQVRVRFSLLGRTLRIAYHATTTAPTVVNLTNHAYFNLTGDFTREILGHEFRLAASRFLPTTKSMIPTGELTPVEETPFDFRSFHAVGSRVTDPNTEIVQGSGIDHNFVLDAAQPAAFVQESLTGRTLSVETSEPGLQFYTGNHLDPAVRGKGGVPFGKRTGFCLETQHFPDSPNQPSFPSTTLRPGEVLTSTTSYTFGVI; encoded by the coding sequence ATGCTGAGCGAACTCAACGTCGAACCGTGGGGCCAGGCTGCGCTGGACAACCAACCTGCACATCGCATCACGCTGAAGAACGACCACCTTCGCGTAGTGCTGACGGACCTTGGGGCACGCATCGTTTCGGTCTTTGCGCCGGACCGCGAGGGCAACGTTGCTGATGTGGTGCTGGGCTATGAAACGCTGGCGGAGTATGACGCCGATACGTTCTTCCTGGGCGCGACCTGCGGACGCTTTGCCAACAGAATTCGCTATGGCCAGTTCTGGCTGGATGGGAAGAGCTTCCAGATACCGACGAACGATCCGCCGAACTCGCTGCACGGCGGCGCAGTCGGTTTCGACAAGCATGTGTGGCAGTGGCGAGAGGTGAACAGCAGCACGGCCGAGTTCACGCTGGTCTCGCCCGATGGCGATCAGGGATTTCCGGGAACGATGCAAGTACGCGTGCGGTTCAGCCTGCTGGGACGCACGCTGCGTATCGCGTATCACGCAACAACCACGGCACCGACGGTTGTGAACCTGACCAACCACGCCTACTTCAACCTGACCGGCGACTTTACGCGAGAGATTCTGGGCCACGAGTTTCGGCTTGCGGCCAGCCGCTTTCTGCCGACAACCAAAAGCATGATCCCGACAGGCGAGCTGACTCCCGTGGAGGAGACACCGTTCGACTTCCGCTCGTTTCACGCGGTGGGTTCGCGTGTGACAGACCCGAACACGGAGATCGTGCAGGGATCGGGCATCGACCATAACTTCGTGCTCGATGCCGCGCAGCCTGCGGCGTTCGTGCAGGAGTCGTTGACGGGGCGGACGCTGAGCGTCGAGACCTCCGAGCCGGGGCTGCAGTTTTATACCGGCAACCATCTCGACCCGGCCGTGCGCGGCAAGGGTGGTGTGCCGTTTGGCAAACGCACGGGCTTCTGTCTCGAGACACAGCATTTTCCTGACTCTCCTAACCAGCCGTCGTTTCCTTCCACGACGTTGCGTCCCGG